A region of the Mesoterricola sediminis genome:
CCCGGGACCGCCGTGGAGGAGACCCTCCTCGTGCCCCGGGAGAGCCTCAGCCACCTCACCCGCCGGAAGGCCATCAACCTCCGGGGCGAGGTCCTGGGCGTCACCCGGCTGCGGGACCTCCTGCACTTCCGGGACATCGAGGCCGAGGCCTACGAGGGCGACGAGCTGCCGGTGGTCGTCGTCTCCACGGGCGGGCGCCGCATGGGCGTCATCGTGGACGCCTTCCTGCGCCGGCAGGAAATGGTGATCAAGCCCCTGGCGCCCTACCTCGCCAGCCTGCCGGGCATCTCCGGCGCCAGCATCATGGGCGACGGCGGCGTGGTCCTCATCCTGGATCCGGCTGAACTCCTCATGCTCGCCGTGCAGGAGGGCCTGTGAGCCTGATTCCGGCCACGGGGGCCCCCGGGGGGGCCGCCAGCGACGCCGGCGCCGACCGGCAGTACCTGAGCTTCAGGTTGGCCGGCCACGTGTACGGCGTGCCCCTGGCCCAGGTCGCCGAGATCACCCCCAACCGCGAACTGAACGTCATCCCCCACATGCCCCGGGGCGTGGAAGGCCTCCTGGACCTCCGCGGCCAGGTCATCCCCGTCATCAACCTCCGGGTCCGCCTGGGCCTGGAACGCCAGGACGCCGACCAGAGCCGGAACATCGTCGTCCTGGACATGGGCGCGGCCAGCAACGTGGGCCTCCTCGTGGACAACGTGGAATCCGTCGTCCAGACCGCCGTCGAGGAGCTCGTCGCCGCCAGCCCCCTCCTCGCGGGCCCCGAAGGGGCCTACGTGCAGGGCTTCGTGCTCACGGACAAGGGCATCATCGGCCTCCTCGACCCCCGCCAGATCACCACCATCCACGGCGCCCGCGCCCACGGGCTGAGCTTCCACGCGGGCCACGACGTGGAACAGGCCCTGGACGACAGCCTCCAGCAGCTGATCGCGTCCGCCCCGCCCCGCACGGAGCACGAGGCGGCCCGGATCATCCCCCAGATGGAGCAGGCCATCGCCCACACCGAACGGGAGATGGAGAAGGTCCTGGAGCGGGTGGAGGGCATGCTGACCGGCACCGACCGCGCCTTCCAGGCCCTGGTCCGCCTCAAGCAGGAGGCCGGCCTCGGGCACATGAAGGGGCTGGAGAAGGACCTGGCCGAGCTGGAGGGCCTGGGCTCCCGGCTCCAGGACGAGGTGTTCGGCCTGATCCAGCGGCTGCAGTACCAGGACATCGCCCGGCAGAAGCTGGAGCGGGTGCTGAACCACATCCGCGGCCTCCAGGTGGTGGTTGGCTCCAAGTTCAGGGACGCCGGCAAGCTGGCCTGAAGCGGCGATCCTTGCGATGATGGAAGGGTATCGCCGGAGCATGCCGTGGAAAGCCCCCTTGTCGAGATCCGCCACCTGAAGCAGCACGTGGGCCAGACCGTGGCCGTCCGGGGCTGGGTGCGTAACGCCCGGACGAGCAAGACCCGCTTCATCGACCTGCGCGACGGCTCCGGCTTCGTCCAGTGCGTGGTGGGCGCCGCCGAGGCCGAGCCCGAGGCCTACGAATTGGCCGGCAAGCTGACCCAGGAGGCCGCCGTCCGCGTCGTCGGCGTCGTCCAGCAGCATCCGCGCACCGGGGCGCCCGAGCTCCTCGTGAAGGGCCTCGAGCTGATCGGCGGCAGCGCCGACTACCCCATCACCCCCAAGGAGCACGGCACCGCCTTCCTCATGGAGAACCGGCACCTGTGGCTGCGCAGCAAGCGGCAGTGGGCCATCCTCCGCGTGCGCCACACCATCGCCAAGGCCATCCGGGACTTCTTCGACGGGGACGGCTTCACCCTCCTGGACGCCCCCATCCTCACCCCCAGCGCCTGCGAGGGCACCTCCACCCTCTTCGGCACGCCCTACTTCGACGAGGGCATGGCCTACCTGAGCCAGTCCGGCCAGCTCTACCAGGAGCCCGGCATCGCGGCCTTCGGGAAGGTCTACTGCTTCGGACCCACCTTCCGGGCCGAGAAGAGCAAGACCCGGCGCCACCTCACCGAGTTCTGGATGGTCGAGCCCGAGATGGCCTTCGCCCACCTCGAGGACGTGATGGTCCTG
Encoded here:
- a CDS encoding chemotaxis protein CheW; protein product: MSLIPATGAPGGAASDAGADRQYLSFRLAGHVYGVPLAQVAEITPNRELNVIPHMPRGVEGLLDLRGQVIPVINLRVRLGLERQDADQSRNIVVLDMGAASNVGLLVDNVESVVQTAVEELVAASPLLAGPEGAYVQGFVLTDKGIIGLLDPRQITTIHGARAHGLSFHAGHDVEQALDDSLQQLIASAPPRTEHEAARIIPQMEQAIAHTEREMEKVLERVEGMLTGTDRAFQALVRLKQEAGLGHMKGLEKDLAELEGLGSRLQDEVFGLIQRLQYQDIARQKLERVLNHIRGLQVVVGSKFRDAGKLA
- the asnS gene encoding asparagine--tRNA ligase — encoded protein: MESPLVEIRHLKQHVGQTVAVRGWVRNARTSKTRFIDLRDGSGFVQCVVGAAEAEPEAYELAGKLTQEAAVRVVGVVQQHPRTGAPELLVKGLELIGGSADYPITPKEHGTAFLMENRHLWLRSKRQWAILRVRHTIAKAIRDFFDGDGFTLLDAPILTPSACEGTSTLFGTPYFDEGMAYLSQSGQLYQEPGIAAFGKVYCFGPTFRAEKSKTRRHLTEFWMVEPEMAFAHLEDVMVLGERLVKFIVQRVLEGRREELEILERDLAPLESVLNVEFGRMTYTEAVARLKELGSDINWGEDFGNDDETILMNAYDRPLWVHRFPKAFKAFYMEPDPEDPKLALGADLLAPEGYGEVIGGGERASSLQYLLDQIVHEGLDRADYEWYLDIRKYGSVPHAGFGLGLERAVAWICKLPHVRETAPYPRMLGTLRP